Proteins from a single region of Gorilla gorilla gorilla isolate KB3781 chromosome 16, NHGRI_mGorGor1-v2.1_pri, whole genome shotgun sequence:
- the PLA2G4E gene encoding cytosolic phospholipase A2 epsilon encodes MLLRQMHARVSHSLPDPCQAEDSRPSATCALKEGLSPCHLLTVRVIRMKNVRQADMLSQTDCFVSLWLPTASQKKLRTRTISNCPNPEWNESFNFQIQSRVKNVLELSVCDEDTVTPDDHLLTVLYDLTKLCFRKKTHVKFPLNPQGMEELEVEFLLEESPSPPETLVTNGVLVSRQVSCLEVHAQSRRRRKREKMKDLLVMVNESFENTQRVQPCLEPCCPTSACFQTAACFHYPKYFQSQVHVEVPKSHWSCGLCCCSRKNGPISQPLDCLSDGQVMTLPVGESYELHMKSTPCPETLDVRLGFSLCPAELEFLQKRKVVVAKALKQVLQLEEDLQEDEVPLIAIMATGGGTRSMTSMYGHLLGLQKLNLLDCASYITGLSGATWTMATLYRDPDWSSKNLEPAIFEARRHVVKDKLPSLFPDQLRKFQEELRQRSQEGYRVTFTDFWGLLIETCLGDERNECKLSDQRAALSCGQNPLPIYLTINVKDDVSNQDFREWFEFSPYEVGLQKYGAFIPSELFGSEFFMGRLVKRIPESRICYMLGLWSSIFSLNLLDAWNLSHTSEEFFHRWTRKKVQDIEDEPILPEIPKCDANILETTVVIPGSWLSNSFREILTHRSFVSEFHNFLSGLQLHTNYLQNGQFSRWKDTVLDGFPNQLTESANHLCLLDTAFFVNSSYPPLLRPERKADLIIHLNYCAGSQTKPLKQTCEYCTVQNIPFPKYELPDENENLKECYLMENPQEPDAPIVTFFPLINDTFRKYKAPGVERSPEELEQGQVDIYGPKTPYATKELTYTEATFDKLVKLSEYNILNNKDTLLQALRLTVEKKKRLKGQCPS; translated from the exons TGAGCCAGACAGACTGTTTTGTGAGCCTCTGGCTGCCCACCGCCTCTCAGAAGAAGCTGAGGACAAGGACCATCTCCAACTGCCCAAATCCAGAGTGGAATGAAAGCTTCAACTTCCAGATCCAGAGCCGAGTGAAG AACGTGCTAGAGTTGAGTGTCTGTGATGAAGACACAGTGACACCTGATGACCATCTCCTGACAGTTCTCTATGACCTCACCAAGCTCTGTTTCCGAAAGAAAACCCACGTGAAGTTTCCACTCAACCCGCAG GGCATGGAAGAGCTGGAGGTGGAGTTCCTGCTGGAGGAGAG TCCCTCTCCACCTGAGACCCTCGTCACCAATGGCGTGCTGGTG TCTCGACAAGTCTCCTGCCTGGAGGTTCATGCacaatccaggaggcggaggaagagggagaaaa TGAAGGACCTCCTGGTGATGGTGAATGAATCCTTTGAGAACACCCAGCGTGTCCAGCCCTGCTTGGAACCCTGCTGCCCAACCTCTGCCTGCTTCCAAACCGCTGCCTGCTTCCACTACCCCAAGTACTTCCAGTCCCAGGTGCACGTGGAAGTGCCCAAGAGTCACTGGAGCTGTGGG CTTTGCTGCTGCTCTCGCAAGAACGGCCCCATCAGCCAGCCCCTCGACTGCCTTTCCGATGGTCAGGTGATGACCCTGCCTGTG GGTGAGAGTTATGAATTACACATGAAGTCTACACCCTG CCCTGAGACACTGGACGTGCGGCTGGGCTTCAGCCTGTGCCCAGCAGAGCTGGAGTTTCTGCAGAAGCGGAAGGTCGTGGTGGCCAAGGCCCTGAAGCAGGTGCTGCAGCTGGAGGAAGACCtgcaggaggatgag GTGCCGCTGATAGCCATCATGGCCACTGGGGGTGGAACAAGATCCATGACCTCCATGTATGGCCACCTGCTGGGGCTGCAGAAGCTGAACCTCCTGGACTGTGCCAGCTACATCACTGGTCTATCAGGGGCCACCTG GACCATGGCTACCTTGTACCGTGACCCTGACTGGTCCTCCAAAAACTTGGAGCCTGCTATCTTTGAGGCTCGGAGACACGTGGTAAAGGACAAGCTACCCTCCCTGTTCCCAGACCAGCTCCGCAAATTCCAGGAGGAGCTCCGGCAGCGCAGCCAGGAAGGCTACAGGGTCACCTTTACAGACTTCTGGGGCCTGCTGATAGAGACCTGCCTGGGGGACGAG AGAAATGAATGCAAACTGTCAGATCAGCGTGCTGCTTTAAGCTGCGGCCAGAACCCCCTGCCCATCTACCTCACCATCAATGTCAAGGATGATGTAAGCAACCAGGACTTCAGAG AGTGGTTCGAGTTCTCCCCCTACGAGGTGGGCCTGCAGAAGTATGGGGCCTTCATCCCCTCCGAGCTCTTCGGCTCCGAGTTCTTCATGGGGCGGCTGGTGAAGAGGATCCCGGAGTCTCGAATCTGCTACATGCTAG GCCTGTGGAGCAGCATCTTCTCCCTGAATCTGCTGGATGCCTGGAATCTGTCACACACCTCGGAGGAGTTTTTCCACAGGTGGACAAGGAAGAAAGTGCAGGACATCG aAGACGAGCCAATCCTGCCTGAAATCCCCAAATGTGATGCTAACATCCTGGAGACCACGGTAGTGATCCCAGGGTCATGGCTGTCCAATTCTTTCCGAGAAATCCTTACCCATCGTTCCTTCGTGTCTGAGTTTCACAACTTCCTGTCTGGGCTGCAGCTGCACACCAACTACCTCCAGAATGGCCAGTTCTCTAGGTGGAAAG ACACAGTGCTGGATGGTTTCCCAAACCAGCTGACCGAGTCCGCGAACCACCTGTGCCTGCTGGACACTGCGTTCTTTGTCAACTCCAGCTACCCGCCCCTCCTCAGGCCAGAGCGAAAAGCCGACCTCATCATCCACCTCAACTACTGTGCTGGGTCCCAGACAAAG CCCCTGAAACAAACTTGTGAGTACTGCACTGTGCAGAACATCCCCTTCCCCAAATACGAGCTGCCAGATGAGAATGAAAATCTCAAGGAATGCTACCTGATGGAGAACCCCCAGGAACCCGATGCCCCCATCGTGACTTTCTTCCCACTCATCAATGACACTTTCCGAAAATACAAGGCACCAG GTGTAGAGCGAAGCCCTGAGGAGCTGGAGCAGGGCCAGGTGGATATTTATGGTCCCAAAACTCCCTATGCCACCAAGGAGCTGACATACACAGAGGCCACCTTTGACAAGCTGGTGAAACTCTCAGAGTATAACATCCTGAATAATAAGGACACTCTCCTCCAGGCTCTGCGGCTCACAGTGGAGAAGAAGAAGCGCCTGAAGGGCCAGTGTCCCTCCTAG